Within Spinacia oleracea cultivar Varoflay chromosome 4, BTI_SOV_V1, whole genome shotgun sequence, the genomic segment aaaggtggaaaacccttttccatttgaaagggagggaaaccacttttccttctttcctcattacctccctctcctttcttcccctcaatcttcaccatcttctcccattttcctttaagctaccaaacaaaggaaaactagtttggaattgtgttttcccttgaaaaatattttccatggaaaatcgttttacaatgaaaacgttttacgccttaccaaacggagccttagttTAACCACTCTATTCATTTGATGTAACATATTATACTTCATACTGTACATAAGATGTAAATTTTTGACCACAAATGGATTGAAGAATAGTTGTATGACAAATTATTGAAATGGTTAGCTATTGAGTATCAGCTTTGTTTAGCTTTATAGTTTTCTGGTTTACGGGTCGCTTGTATTAATGCTCTATTGTGCACCCGCTCAGGCCAATATTGTCATCAGTTGTGAAACCATATAAATTATGAGGTATTCAACACCAACCAATTGCTACATTTCCCTATTTCAAGTACGGATTATCAATTACCTTTAATAGATGCATTGCATGTGACGAAATCATctattactattactatatactaaaagagacaccgggaatgacacgtgtcacttcctggtgaaaaaatttcccgccaaaaactctttcctaaaaagacatatttattttattctttttttattttctctcattttgtataaatgtttatacatggaaaaaaatataggattatgaaatatgccattattaaaatttaggtaaaattttagtcaaactgtcatatcaataatataaaatattcttactcgatattttggtcaaattagcatattaaatatatcaaatatttaatcagatcatcatattaaacatataaaatatataatacgtagtaagttaaaatatgataaaatgagtacattCGAGATTATTATTTACGCAATAgctttaagggataaatatttcaattaatttttttttaaaagatggtcaaataataattttcaaatatccgtgcgtgcacgggacctaatctagtattatatatataaatgtttCATTCAAAGCTAAAACTAAAATGAAgtaaagaaaatcaaagctgtTAGAAAACTTGTAAAAAAGTAGTTACCCTCGAGAATCCAAGATGAGGAAAGAAAAGACACTTCCAGCTGTGTTTGAAAAATAGAAGAAACAACTTATACCAAAGGTGCAAAGTATAAGTTAGAAAAGCTTCCACAATGGTACAAGGTTAAATAACAGGGCTTAACTCAGAAACAAAACTGTATGATAAGGCATAAAATTTCCAAGGACAGGATATCATCCATTCTCATCCCTGCTTTAATGTTTCATCATATGCATTTCCAATACTGAATCCCGAAAAACTGATTAATTACAGGTATCATGTTGTGAACAGAAGATATACAAGGCCTTTCAAATATTCCACAATTTCAGATCCACCAAGTTTTGAGCTTCCATATACTCTATCAACAAATGTGATTGGAACCTCTTCAATATGATGGCCTTTTCTTGACGCTCTAACAATCATCTCCATTTGAAACACATAACCTTTACTGACACAAGACCTAATGAGATCTTCAACAACAGATTTCCTGTAAAGCCTAAATGATCCAGTCAAATCTGAAACACCTGGCCAAAGAATTGTGTGTGCAAGTACATTTGCCCCTCTGCTTGTAAGTTTGCGCATAAGATTCCACCCATGTACACCACCACCGCTTACATATCGAGTTCCGGTTACTATGCTTGCACCCGTCTCCATCTGTTTCTTGATGAAGCTTGGTAAATATTTTGGCTG encodes:
- the LOC110782705 gene encoding dolichol-phosphate mannosyltransferase subunit 1 encodes the protein MAEKQEREKSKFSIIVPTYNERLNIALVVYLIFKHLRDIDFEIIVVDDGSPDGTQEIVKQLQQVYGDDRIILAARPKKLGLGTAYAHGLKHASGNFIVIMDADLSHHPKYLPSFIKKQMETGASIVTGTRYVSGGGVHGWNLMRKLTSRGANVLAHTILWPGVSDLTGSFRLYRKSVVEDLIRSCVSKGYVFQMEMIVRASRKGHHIEEVPITFVDRVYGSSKLGGSEIVEYLKGLVYLLFTT